In the genome of Fructilactobacillus hinvesii, the window AGCTAGTGTCACCGTCACGACCTCAGTAGCAGTTGAGCACCTAGAAGAACTGCAAACTGACCTCCAAAATTTGCTGGCGGGAAATGTAACCATTAAGCTCATGGGAAAGCAGTTTGTCGAGGTTCCTGTCCCTAATTCCGGGGAATGATTGCGTTTACATTAAGCTCTGTTATAATAAAAGTAGTGAAATATATCACAATTTTGAAAGGAGCTTTTTTATGTCATCCAAAAATTCATCTAATGCGCCAGCAGCGGCCCCCATCATGGTTCAGATGGGGATCTACGCGGTTGTGCTCTTTGTTTCTTACATAATTTCCGCCCTCTTCCCCAAGAACTTCCCGGTTCCAGCGCCAGTGGTCGGTTTAATTATTCTGTACTTGCTGTTAACCTTTCACATCATTAAACCCCTGCACGTGGAAAAAGTGGGAAACTTTTTAATTAGCATCCTAGCGTTCCTTTTTGTTCCATCGGGGATTCAACTCGCTGCCGATTTAGACATCATGAAGCACTCTGGACTCCAAATGGTCATCATGATTTTAATTTCTACGGTCGTCATGTTGGTATCAGTGGCCCTCGTTGCCACAGCGTTAATTTGGCTCCGGAAACTTTTATTTTCGGGAAAGGAGTAACCACAAATGCAAGCAGAATTACTAAAATTTTTGGGGACTCCCATGTTTGGAATCGCCCTGTCGCTCGTTGTGTATTTGATTGGAACGTTCTTGTTTAAAAAAACCAAGGGCTTCTTCCTCTTTCAACCGCTGTTTGTCAGCATGGTGCTCGGGATCTTTATTCTCTGGATGATCGCCGCTGTCACCAAATTAGATGTGACTTGGGTTTACAAAAACCTTTACAAACCCGGTGGCGACATCATCTTCTGGTTCTTATACCCAGCCACGATTGCCTTTGCCCTGCCCCTATTCAAGCGCAATGACATCGTTAAGAA includes:
- a CDS encoding CidA/LrgA family protein, which encodes MSSKNSSNAPAAAPIMVQMGIYAVVLFVSYIISALFPKNFPVPAPVVGLIILYLLLTFHIIKPLHVEKVGNFLISILAFLFVPSGIQLAADLDIMKHSGLQMVIMILISTVVMLVSVALVATALIWLRKLLFSGKE